A genomic stretch from Acinonyx jubatus isolate Ajub_Pintada_27869175 chromosome E2, VMU_Ajub_asm_v1.0, whole genome shotgun sequence includes:
- the APRT gene encoding adenine phosphoribosyltransferase: MADSDLQLVARRIRSFPDFPVPGVLFRDISPVLKDPDSFRASIRLLTNHLKETHGGKIDYIVGLDSRGFLFGPSLAQELGLGCVLIRKRGKLPGPTVSASYTLEYGKAELEIQRDALEPGQKVVVVDDLLATGGTMHAACELLGRLRAEVLECVSLVELTSLKGREKLGAVPVFSLLQYD; the protein is encoded by the exons ATGGCGGACTCCGACCTGCAGCTGGTGGCGCGGCGCATCCGCAGCTTCCCGGACTTCCCCGTGCCCGGCGTGCTGTTCAG GGATATCTCGCCCGTCCTGAAGGACCCCGACTCCTTCCGCGCGTCCATCCGCCTCCTGACGAATCACCTGAAAGAGACCCACGGCGGCAAGATCGACTACATCGTGG GCCTAGACTCCCGAGGCTTTCTGTTcggcccctccctggcccaggaGCTTGGCTTGGGCTGCGTGCTCATCCGAAAGCGAGGGAAGCTGCCCGGCCCCACGGTGTCCGCCTCATACACGTTGGAATATGGGAAG GCTGAGCTGGAAATCCAGAGAGACGCCTTGGAGCCAGGGCAGAAGGTGGTCGTCGTGGACGATCTGCTGGCCACTGGGG GAACCATGCATGCGGCCTGTGAACTGCTGGGCCGGCTGCGGGCGGAGGTGCTGGAGTGCGTGAGCCTGGTGGAGCTGACCTCGCTGAAGGGCAGGGAGAAGCTGGGGGCCGTGCCGGTCTTCTCTCTCCTGCAGTACGACTGA